The genome window CGGGACATCGTGCATCGCCTTGAGCAAGGCCTCTACATTGTCCTGGTCGGTGGCGTTGTCTCCGGCATAGCGCGCCGAGCGCACACCGGGCTGGCCATCCAGGCAATCGACCGCCAGGCCGCTGTCGTCAGCGAGTGCGGGTAGGCCGGTTTCACGGGCGGCGTGACGGGCCTTTAGAATGGCGTTTTCCACAAAGGTCACGGCCGGCTCTTCGGTTTCTTCCACCCCGAGCTCACCCTGGGCAACGGGTATCATGCCTAGTGGTGCCAGCAATTCGGCCAGTTCGGCGATTTTGCCCTTGTTGTTGCTGGCAATAACAAGCTTGTCAGTCATGGCGGCTCAGTCGCTGAAAAGGGTGTGAGCGAATCGTACCGGCAAATCCTGCCGGTAGCCGGTCGGCCGTGCAGTGATGTTGAACGTCATCAGCTCTCCTGAGGGATATTGGTACTCTGCAATGAAGTACACGGCATCTCCTTCCTGGACGCGACGGAATGCCAGAAACTTCACCTGCTGGATATCATTGGTCACCTTGCCTTCGACCTGCCCGCTGACCGGTGACAGGGAGCCGTCCTCGTTTTCTTTCATGATGGAGATGTTGATAATGCCGATACCCTTGCTGCGCTGCAGGTTGTTTGCTTTGGCAACTTCAGGCGCAAGAAAAGTACTTGGCAGTACGCTCCAGTGTACCTGGTAATCGCCGAAATCCTTGTTTCCGGCTGCCTGAGCCTGGGTCGTGTAGGCGATAAATAACAGGGTTGTCAGTGCTATACGGCTGAGTATTCGGAGCTTTCTGGTGATCATTGCTCTTTCTCCCGTGTGATGCGGTAAATGGCGATCTCCCCTAACAGGTTAGGCCACAAACGAGCCAGCCAGCTATTCTGGTGCTGACCGTCCACAACCCGGCGGCTCTTGATGCGAATGCCTTTCTGGCGGCACAGCGCTTCAAAATCCTTGAAAGTGCAGAGCCGGATGTTAGGGGTGTTATACCACTTATACGGCAGTGCTTCGGATTCGGGCATACGTCCGCTCAAACTAAGACCCCAGCGCAGTCGCCAATGGGCAAAGTTGGGGAAGGTGACAATACCCTCGCGGCCCACACGCAGCATTTCATCCAGGACTCTGTCAGGCCGACGCACAGCCTGAAGTGCCTGAGTCATCAGTACGACGTCGAAACTGCTGTCATCAAAATTGCCAAGGCCCTGGGTGTCCAGGTTCTGCTCAATGACCGCCACGCCCCGGCCCATGCAGCTGGTGATGTGTTCCGGGTTGATTTCAAGGCCGAAGCCGCTGGCGCCCCGCTCCCGTTGGAGGTAGTCGAGCAATGTGCCATCGCCGCAGCCGAGGTCCAGTACGTGATGTCCGGGTTTGATCCATTGCTGGATGATCTCGAGGTCTGGTCTCATGCGCCCACCTCCCTGGCAACGCGATCCATGTAAGCGTTAAAGATATCCGTGTACCTGGGAGTGGGAATCAGGAATGCATCATGGCCCCAGGGCGCGTCAACCTCGGCATAGCTGACCTTTTTCCTGGCGGCAATCATGGCGTTCACCATTTCCTCCGAGCGCGCGGGGGTGAATCGCCAGTCGGTGCTGAAAGACACGACCAGGAATTCGCAGTTAGCCGGTGCCAGAGCTCGGGAAAGGTCACCGCCGAATTCATAGGCAGGGTCAAAATAGTCCAATGCCCGGGTCATCAGCAGGTAGGTATTGGCATCGAAGGACTCAGAAAAACGTTCGCCCTGATAACGAAGATAACTCTCCACCTGGAACTCGGCGTCGTAGCCGAACTTGTAGGCCTGGTCACGCAATTCGCGGCCAAACTTTTCGCCCATGGAGGCGTCGGAAAGATAGGTGATGTGTCCCACCATTCTGGCCAGCATCAGCCCCCGGCGTGGCAGGGCGCCGAAATCGTAGTAACGGCCGTCGTGGAATTCCCGGTCAGAGGTGATCGCCTGTCGCGCTACTTCGTTGAAGGCAATGTTCTGGGCGGTGAGCCTTGGCGTGGAGGCGATCACCACCGAGTGACGCAGTCGATCAGGAAAATCCAGGCTCCACTGCATGGCCTGCATCCCTCCCAGGGAGCCTCCAACCACTGCCGCCCAGCATTCAATACCGAGCCGGTCCGCCAGAAGGGCCTGACTTTTGACCCAGTCGCTGACGGTAATGACCGGGAAATCGGGGCCATAGGGTTTGCCGGTTGCCGGGTTGGTGCTGCTTGGCCCGGTACTGCCATGACATCCGCCAAGGTTATTGAGGCTGACAACGAAAAAACGGTTGGTGTCGATGGGCTTGCCCGGACCAATACAACTATCCCACCAGCCGGGCTTGCGCTCGTCCATGGAATGATAGCCAGCGGCGTGGTGATGTCCGCTCAGAGCGTGGCAAATGAGCACCGCATTGCTGGCGTCCGCGTTCAGTTCGCCATAGGTCTCAACAACCAGGTCGTAGCTTTCCAGCGCCTGGCCGCACGCCAGCTCAATGGGAGTCTCAAAATGATAGGTCTGCGGGGAAACAATCCCGACAGAATCCGTGGGCAGGGAATCGGGCATTGGTGCGACAGGTTCCTGGTTCGATCCGTAAGTGTCTGGAACAGCGATGAAGCCACTGCCAGCTCAGCAGTTTAAAGCCGGGCCGGCATGGCTGCAACTGCCTGCGCACAGGGAGGTCGGGGCTCAGATAGCCCCGGAAATGTTGACTACCTTTTGCTGGATCAGAGTCGGCGCGGGTTTGCGGATCTGACGTTGCATTGCATCCGCCAGTTCCAGCTGGCGCTGCAGGTCCGCAATGGTATGGTTAAGCCGCTCACGTTCGGCCCTGCTGTCGCGGTCACTGCGGACCATGTCCCGCAGTCGGCGGATCTGGTGTTCCAGCAACTGCTTCTGTTCCATGGAATATTGCATGATCGGCAGCAGGGCTTCCTGTGGCCAGCGATCAACGTCCTTTCGGACGCGCGCGTGCAGAGTCCGGGCCTCACTAACCATGACATTGAAGAACCGGCGTACCAGCAGGGACTGCTCGGTCAGAAGGTTTTTTGGGCTGATACGGAAGCGGGCGGCCTTCTTGCGGAGTTCACGAATCGCGATGACATGCCGTCCGGAGCGAAGCGGGATGGGCTCCAGATGACGTGCACGGGTATCCTCGTTGTAACGGCGATAGATGGCCCCTACCATTTTTTCGGCCAGGCGACCCTCGCTCAGCAGGTTCGTCAGGTCGCTTTCCAGCAACTCGAAGAACTGATCCATGGCCCGGTTCATGCCAGCTGTGGTCCAGCTTTTTGACATGGTGTTGCGAATTTTTTCCGCGTGGGTTTCGAAGCGCTCCTCGCTCACCAGGCCCTTCAGCATGTCGCCCTGGGAGTCCATCAGGCGTCGGCTGGAGCGCAAAGTGATCAGTTTCTTGTAATAGAAGTCATAGTCCTTCTGGGCGCGATCGGCGAGACGACTCAGGGCGGCTTTGTCCATGGTGATGCCCGAGCAGGCTTGCAGTTCCTCTTCGAGGGAGCTCAGCCGGGTTTGCATGGCTGCCTGGCTATTCTGCAGCATGCCCAGAAGATCGTTGATCAGACTCTGGGTGATCAACTGTTCCTTGTGCATCAGAATCCGCTGGATGATCAGTTGCTCCAGCTTGCCGATGTTGGAGCGTTCAAAGAGCTCGGGATTATTTCGGACGCGGCCTACCAGCCCCTGTTTGGCCGAAAGGGGAATGACATCATGCTGGCGAATGCCCAGATGGTCAGCGGTGTAGCCGCGAACCCGTTCGATGGCGTCCAGGGTGTGCTTTTCGCCCTGAAGGTCGTCCCAGAGAACGTCGATCTTGTTAAGTACGGCAAAGCGGCCCGCACGGTGATCTGCGTGCTCCGTATCAATGTGCTCCTTCCAGATCGTCATATCACTGGCGGTGACCCCGGTGTCCGCGCTCAGCACAAAAATGATCGCATGGGCGCGGGGCAGCATACTGATGGTCAGTTCCGGCTCTGACCCCAAGGCATTCAGACCTGGAGTATCCAGAATGCGCAAGCCGCGCTCGAACAGCGGGTGGCGGATACTGATCTGGGCATTGCGCCAGGCTGGCACCAGGACATTGCCCGGGTTATTGCGGTCGTGCTCAAGCATATCCTCGTCGAAGCCAAGCTTCCGGGCTTCTTCCGGCGGTACGCTCTTGACTCGCGCCACCTCGGCGAGGACCTCGCGCATAAGCTCTGGATCACGCTCATCCAGCTGGTGCTTTACCCACCGTTCAGTCTGCTTGCGCAGTTGCTGCAGTGAGAGCTCACCGGTGCGGGTCTCAATGGGGAGGAGTAACAGGTAGTTTTCGTTGGCGCTGCGATCAAAGAACAGCTCGGTGGGGCACATGGTAGTTCGCCCCGCCTGGGATGGCAGCATTCGCTGGCCATACTCCGAGAAGAACAGGGCGTTGATCAGTTCCGTCTTGCCACGGGAATATTCTCCGACGAACGCAATGGTCAATTCGTCTTCAATTAACAGCTCAAGGCCGTGACGAATCCGGGTACGGACGTCGTCTGAGAACAGGTTGTTATCTTGCAGCCACAACCGGTAACGGCCGATCTGCCGGATCAGCTCCTTTTTCCAGTCATGATATGCCTCGACCTGCTGCGACAGAGTTCCCTGTTGGCTCATTGGACTTTCCTTCTGCGCGACTTCTGGGTATCCCGGGCAAACGGTCAATATTAAGGGTGCCCTCGGGCGACAGATTAATTACCGTTAATAGTATCCTGTTCCCTGCATCTTTGGGGCGGGGTGGATCTGGTAGTGTTGTAGTAAACGACAGAAAATTCAACAAAAAAGCCGCAAAATCATGAGGATGAAGTTGCGGCTTCGGTTTTTTCGTTTTCGTGGCGAACTGTTACCAAATGTATAGTTGAGAAGTGGTTTACATTCCCAGGCCGATCGAGCCCAACCCTGCCGACAGTTTCATGTGCTCAATTACAACGGAAATTACATTCAGGATCAGGAACACGATGATCGGAGAAAGGTCCAGGCCGCCCATGGACGGCATGATATTACGCACGGGGCGCATTATCGGCTCGGTAATCTGCGCGACCAGCTGGATGGCCGGATGGCTGCTGCCAGGTGCGATCCAGCTCACTACAACCACGGCAATGACTGACCAGAAGTAGATTTTGACGATCAGGTCCAGCACGTTAAGTACGGCCCAGACCAGCAAGGTAAGGGGGTTGATCGCCGGGATGCCACCATTGAGCGCGACCAGTATCAGGAAAAAGGTAATGGCCTGAATGACCACAGCCAATACCAGTGATGCCCCGTCAATTCCTCCCCAGCCGGGTATGAACCGGCGCAGAGGTCGCAGCAGCGGGTTGGTTGCCTTTACCGCAAACTGTGTAATCGGGTTGTAGAAATCCGCCCGGGCCAGCTGCAGAAGAAAGCGCAGCAGCACAATGGTCAGGTAAAAGGTGGATGCGATCAGCAGGATCGTAATCAGGATG of Marinobacter sediminum contains these proteins:
- the metW gene encoding methionine biosynthesis protein MetW gives rise to the protein MRPDLEIIQQWIKPGHHVLDLGCGDGTLLDYLQRERGASGFGLEINPEHITSCMGRGVAVIEQNLDTQGLGNFDDSSFDVVLMTQALQAVRRPDRVLDEMLRVGREGIVTFPNFAHWRLRWGLSLSGRMPESEALPYKWYNTPNIRLCTFKDFEALCRQKGIRIKSRRVVDGQHQNSWLARLWPNLLGEIAIYRITREKEQ
- the metX gene encoding homoserine O-succinyltransferase MetX; this encodes MPDSLPTDSVGIVSPQTYHFETPIELACGQALESYDLVVETYGELNADASNAVLICHALSGHHHAAGYHSMDERKPGWWDSCIGPGKPIDTNRFFVVSLNNLGGCHGSTGPSSTNPATGKPYGPDFPVITVSDWVKSQALLADRLGIECWAAVVGGSLGGMQAMQWSLDFPDRLRHSVVIASTPRLTAQNIAFNEVARQAITSDREFHDGRYYDFGALPRRGLMLARMVGHITYLSDASMGEKFGRELRDQAYKFGYDAEFQVESYLRYQGERFSESFDANTYLLMTRALDYFDPAYEFGGDLSRALAPANCEFLVVSFSTDWRFTPARSEEMVNAMIAARKKVSYAEVDAPWGHDAFLIPTPRYTDIFNAYMDRVAREVGA
- the rdgB gene encoding RdgB/HAM1 family non-canonical purine NTP pyrophosphatase; translation: MTDKLVIASNNKGKIAELAELLAPLGMIPVAQGELGVEETEEPAVTFVENAILKARHAARETGLPALADDSGLAVDCLDGQPGVRSARYAGDNATDQDNVEALLKAMHDVPEDKRNAQFHCVLVYLRHADDPTPIICHGRWPGSILREPRGESGFGYDPVFLVPEHGCSAAELTRPEKSRISHRGRALARLTEQLRAGA
- a CDS encoding DUF4426 domain-containing protein, coding for MITRKLRILSRIALTTLLFIAYTTQAQAAGNKDFGDYQVHWSVLPSTFLAPEVAKANNLQRSKGIGIINISIMKENEDGSLSPVSGQVEGKVTNDIQQVKFLAFRRVQEGDAVYFIAEYQYPSGELMTFNITARPTGYRQDLPVRFAHTLFSD
- a CDS encoding YggT family protein, which encodes MLADILITILLIASTFYLTIVLLRFLLQLARADFYNPITQFAVKATNPLLRPLRRFIPGWGGIDGASLVLAVVIQAITFFLILVALNGGIPAINPLTLLVWAVLNVLDLIVKIYFWSVIAVVVVSWIAPGSSHPAIQLVAQITEPIMRPVRNIMPSMGGLDLSPIIVFLILNVISVVIEHMKLSAGLGSIGLGM
- a CDS encoding dynamin family protein, with amino-acid sequence MSQQGTLSQQVEAYHDWKKELIRQIGRYRLWLQDNNLFSDDVRTRIRHGLELLIEDELTIAFVGEYSRGKTELINALFFSEYGQRMLPSQAGRTTMCPTELFFDRSANENYLLLLPIETRTGELSLQQLRKQTERWVKHQLDERDPELMREVLAEVARVKSVPPEEARKLGFDEDMLEHDRNNPGNVLVPAWRNAQISIRHPLFERGLRILDTPGLNALGSEPELTISMLPRAHAIIFVLSADTGVTASDMTIWKEHIDTEHADHRAGRFAVLNKIDVLWDDLQGEKHTLDAIERVRGYTADHLGIRQHDVIPLSAKQGLVGRVRNNPELFERSNIGKLEQLIIQRILMHKEQLITQSLINDLLGMLQNSQAAMQTRLSSLEEELQACSGITMDKAALSRLADRAQKDYDFYYKKLITLRSSRRLMDSQGDMLKGLVSEERFETHAEKIRNTMSKSWTTAGMNRAMDQFFELLESDLTNLLSEGRLAEKMVGAIYRRYNEDTRARHLEPIPLRSGRHVIAIRELRKKAARFRISPKNLLTEQSLLVRRFFNVMVSEARTLHARVRKDVDRWPQEALLPIMQYSMEQKQLLEHQIRRLRDMVRSDRDSRAERERLNHTIADLQRQLELADAMQRQIRKPAPTLIQQKVVNISGAI